The sequence agtttccaccggcaccctgctggccaacagtatcggtggcggtcattggtaagccggacctcgaccaatccggtatggaaatctgattaatgatccgcatatttataaacagcaggtgtgtgtgtgtgtgtgtgtgtgtgtgtatgtatatatatatatatatatatatatatatatatatatatatatatatatatatatatatatatatataaattaaaccTTCAATtgtagggaaaatgctcaacaatcaaggagcaaaaataatcctgtgattcaagtaatttttaattagacagtacaagcctgtttcatgctatgtgcaatcatcagctgtcagagcTAAACGGCAAAGAACTTAACGTATATATAACTGTCTCGacgtgcacatcacgtgcacaacgtccaatggggaaggggaagggggcaCCTTCCCCATTGAATGTCATGAATGTAGGTACTTTGCCCTTCCCCATTGcatgttgtgcacgtgatgtgcatggcgAGACAGTTATAtatatgttatggtctttgctGTTTAGCTCTAATGACAGCTGACGATTACACATAGCATgagacaggcttgtactgtctaattgAAAAaactacttgaatcactggattttatgtgtacaggaatatctgtactgaatacagactggaagtcccaagtccaaatgggagacaccaccaaaggtggttgagaacggCAGAGCTAAGATGctgtgggacttccaagttccagactgacaggcaggtgctggctaaccaaccagacattgtggtggtcaacaaggaacagaagacggcaatagtgatcaatgtagcaatcccgagcgatggcaacatcaggaagaaagagcatgagaagctgagggaagaactagatcgcatGTGGAAGGTCAAATCCACGGTAGGCCCAGTGGTAATAGgcacactaggggctgtgacccccaaactgggagagtggctccaggagATTCCAGGAAcagcatctgaggtctctgtccagaagagtgcagtcctaggaacaactAAGCTATTGTGCAGATCCTAGAATATTGTGCAGAATTTTGTTCTTTTTCTATGTCttatttatcttctatttctgtttgtttctgtttctattttcttatcttgtatcttgttagtttttagttattagagcgcgagtgtctgtaatagaactaaaTTTCTCCTTGGGGACAAATAAAGTATTGTGATTCAaagtcccaggcctctggtaaagaacctgagcttgaggaaggcacacaccacccgaaaaagggtgagaggaggATTTATATATGGCGGATGAATATAATTAACTACCCGGCAGAATATAAAATGAGTCATACTGGGGGTCCCCAAGGACCAGATTGAGAATCACTGGTTTATTAGACATATTACtgttgaaattgtgtttttacTTACCAGGTTTTAATCCTCTTTTACAGTATCCTTTCCCCGTCATTAAGAGAGCATGGGAGCTCGGTCTGATGAACtctcacatcacagaggactgtGGTAGGTTATTACCTTGCTCCCAGCTACTTCAAAtggtcttttttttaacttaaattTGCAAAGTTCATGATGGCGCATAGTATCACCCTGGTTGCTTTGCTTTCAGGTGGAATGGGCCTGTCAATTTTCGATGCCTGTCTCATCACCGAGGAGTTGGCCTATGGCTGCACTGGAGTCCAGACTGCCATTGAAGCCAACTCTCTTGGTGTAAGTTTAACTTGTTCAGATTCACACAGAAGTCTGATTTAACCAGGTAGGTGTACTGAAAACAGCCCTCAGTGAGGCAGAGTTGCATGAAAACGCAGCCACACCCGTTGGATCAATGTGGTTACTGAGGATTTAAGGCCGCTGTCACTCTTGTCATGTTTAGTTCAGTTGCGTCAAACACTGGAGTGGTTGTGCAGTTCATTCGAGTAGGTCAGAATGTCCCCAGCTGAACTCTGCTAGCGTTGGTGCTGGTCTCTTGGTCACTTCTGCAAATTGCCCAATTTTTGTCCGACTGTGCAGTTTGATGGGACAGCCCGACCGTGATAGTGCCGGGGTTGAACCCTTTTTCCACTGAACTTTACAGGGCTTCTGGGAAGGTTCAAAGCCATCTAGCGTTTTATAACATTCGCCAGCTTTTTTCCTACAACTGTACAATTTCAACACCTGAGGGCATCACAGCAGGCCTGATCTGAACAGTTGTTTCACTTGTGACACCGCACAAAGTTGGTGATATTTATTGTGCATTGAAACATGGATGGAGTTGAAATGTACATAGTTGGAACTTGTTAAAGTATAGAGTGTGACCTCTGAGGAAAACGGGATTGACCTGGCCTGTAATAGAGTTGCTTATACAAAGAGGAGAAATACTTAAGTAATTTtcaggatttttattttttacataacTTTTTTGAAACCGACCAAATATTTTGATCTTGACTAATTCTCAACTAATTCTAATTACTTCTGTGGGAATTAAAAAAGTCATTTCAGCATTAGTTTGACTGCAACAGAGAAAAACAGGTTATCAGTGGGGATGAATACTTTGAGGCATCTCAGTAATGCACTATAAGGTCATTATATTGCCTTTTGCTAGCTTCTTAAACACTCCTGTAATAAGAGAATCCAATTAATTATATATTATggatttttgccccctttttctccccaattgtatccagccaattacccaactctttcattctggtcattgctccacccctctgccaagttggggagggctgcagactaccacatgcctcctccgatacatgcggagtcaccagccgcttcttttcacctgacggcgaggagtttcaccagggggacgtagcgcgtgggaggatcacgctattcccccccagttccacccacccccgaacaggcgccccgaccgaccagaggaggcgctagtgcagcgaccaggacacatacccacatctggcttcccacccgcagacacggccaattgtgtctgtagggacgcccgaccaagccggaggtaacacggggattcgaaccagcgatccccgtgttggtaggcaacggaatagaccctgcactacccggacgcccaggataACCTCCTTTTAATGAAAAGCTAATTGGAAGTAGATATTCACTTACTGAATATCTACAATAAAGGTTGTAGAGTTGGGTGTGTAGAAGACATGGAGGCTTGATATCTTGTTTGCAAGTCTGGTGTTGTTGATACAAGGAGTTTGACTTGGTTGGCCGCTCACATAGGAGAAAACACACAAGGACATCATGCAGTGTTGAGTGTAAGAAAGTCTTGGTTGTGTATTATTAATGTGTATCACTTGGTTGTAGTGCCATTTTTTATCAggaattttctttttttgtcttttccatGCAGCAAATGCCTGTAATCCTTGCTGGCAACGAGGCACAGAAGAAGAAGTACTTGGGAAGAATGACTGAGGAGCCACTTATGTGTGTAAGTACTTCCTGCGGTAGCACATCAGGGTGTGTTCACGGTGTTTTGCTTCTTTCAAACGCCCACATTGTTGACATGGAAGTTAAGGAGGAACAGCCACAGTGGTGAAGAAAAAACCCACCGCTTCGGAAAACACACCATACCTGGTTTTGTTCTTGCCGGAGTGGAGCGCTTTCCACAACGCTCACTTGTCCAGAGGAGGAGCAGCGTGGTAAGTCGTAGGCTGGTGGGGGAGGTCAACCAAACACTGTAATTCAGTTTTCACACCACGGTCCCTATTCAGGGAAGGTCTATGAATAATTCTCCTATATCAGTGTCTGTAAGTATCTGTCCAGCACACagtcttaacacacacacacacacacatactacatacatacatattgggCATTAGGTAGCCTCATTGACCAGTTGTACCACCCCTGACTCTCCCTTGCCATCTGACCGTTGCATGAAAAACACGGCCCTCTTTACCACAAAGACATGATGTGATGTTAATGGCTctcctttttggggggggttatAATTAAAAATTCCTTCTCAAACCCCATCTCTGCTGTCTTGCATTCCCTGTAGTGGGGCTGtaatttttacttttctttttttcccctccccagttgtacttggccaattagcccactcttccgagccatcccggtcgctgctccaccccctctgctgatccagggagggctgcagactaccacatgcctcctctgatacatgtggagtcgccagccacttcttttcacctgacagtgaggagtttccccggggatgtagcatgtgggaggatcacgccattccccccagtccccccctcccttgaacaggtgccccggccggccagaggaggcactagtgcagcgaccaggacacatacccacatccggcttcccacccgcagacacggccaattgtgtctgtagggacgcccggccaagccggagatggatttgaaccggcgatccccgtgttggttggcaacggaatagaccgctacgtcacccggacgccAGGAACTGTTGCATCAACAACTCAAGATGGAGCTTGAGGCAGCGGATTTCTTACAAAAAGCAGTAGTGTTATTGGGCATCACACTGTCATCAAGAGGAAAATATCCCGCCTTTCTGAAAGGATTGTGCGCTAGACAAGGTGACTTTACGTAACTGAAGTGTTGTGTGTTCCGGCAGGCGTACTGTGTGACCGAGCCCGGGGCAGGCTCTGATGTGGCGGGCATCAAGACGCGCGCTGTGCGGACGGGGGATGAGTACGTCGTTAACGGACAGAAGATGTGGATCACCAACGGCGGCAAAGCCAACTGGTACGCTGTGACAAAATTCCTGCACGCAAACAtaaagccgccgccgccgccgccgtgtgCTGACACCAGCAACCACATGTGTTCCTGTGTGTAGCCAGGGGGTGGATGTCGGCCTCTGTCTGGTCTTTTTGAAGGGTAACTTTATTTTTTCTCTGTTCCTTTTTCAGGTATTTTCTCCTTACCCGTAGTGACCCAGATCCTAAATGCCCAGCCAGCAAAGCGTTCACTGGCTTCATTGTTGATGCGGACACTCCAGGAATTCAAGTGGGTAGGAAGGTAAGAGCCGGTCGAGCTGTTTCTTCAAAGGTGATTCCAAACTAACCGGTTTTGTATTTAAGAAGCTAATGTCttcatggggcggcacggtgggtgCAGTGGTTATGCAAATAATGCAGCCACACTGTAACTTGATTTCTGGAGATCTATGAGTCGGATGGTTTTACCACCACATATTTGGGGCCGTTTTGGCTCGGCAGTGTGAATTTCATACATCTAATAGTGACCCAAGCTGAAACGATAGGGGGTGCATTATTCGGCAGCAGCTATCAGTTCTGCCGTACAATGCACGCTCCCCTTAACACTCAGTAATGACACTTCAAATCAAGGTTTGATAGGAATCAAACGTTTTTATCAGCACATACTTTAGTTGATCGACTTTGACAGAGGGAATCTGACACTCCACATGAATTTTTCCACATTTAAAAACCTCATTTTAGCATATCTGAAATGCTGTGCTTAAAAACACATCGATAAAGAACACCAAAGAGTTCGCCCTAAGAAATATTGAGAGATTAATCGAGGAAACCTTGTAAATGACAGACCAGTCATCCACCCCGCAGACCATCCACCCCGCAGACCATCCACCCCACAGACCATCCACCCCACAGACCATCCACCCCACAGACCATCCACCCCGCAGGAAAACAAGGCAGATAATCAAAGGTTTCGTTAATTTTATCATGAACATTTGTGTTATGATATTTAAACCACCTGTCATCAGGGAAATAAAAGCCTCTTGTCTACGAgacaagagcccccccccccctttcctcccaattgtccaattacgccactcttccgagctgtcccggtcgctgctccaccccctctgctgatccggggagggctgcagactaccacatgtctactctgttacatgtggagtcaccagccacttcttttcaccggacagtgaggagtttcaccaggaggacgtagcgtgtgggaggatcacgctgttccccctcccccccaaacaggcgccccgaccgaccagaggaggcgctagtgcagcaaccaggacacatattcacATCCGTCTTTGAAatcatgatagcctgatctctgtcatttcatgtcgctttcgtgcgagggtccgaccaggaggctgcacatccacagactgacaggcaaaacggttttattaggtagattttttttagcttgagtgctgcatattaacaacttttttttccccatactTCCTGTTCATTTGACTTGGGCGCTGCGCAAAACTCTTAGCATGGCAGGAAACACACTAGTTTTtctaaccgtgtgtgtgtgtgtgtgtgtgtgtgtgtgtgtgtgtgtgtgtgtgtgtgtgtgtgtgtgtgtgtgtccgctgctACTGGGTCTGTCATCCTAGTTGTGGTGCTCGGTTATGACTGTGATCAAGGACGTCTCGTGGTTGGggtgattcagaacctttgaaaGACCTGTTTTTACACTGCAGTTGGGTGCTCCCCCCTCAGCTGGTGTTTCTCCTACATCCGAGCACCGGCAGTGCCTCTGTGTTCGCCCTTCGCCCGGGGGGTGAAAAGAGGGGTGGTTTGTCTCTCTGagtaccggagaaggggagatacgcctggcatgGATCTGCACTCTACCGAGTGCAATCTTCTAgttttattatctttttttttgtacatctTCTAGTTTTATCTTCTATTTTTGTCCGTCAGTGTTATTCATGTGTGAATTTTTGAAAGAATCAAAAATATACACAGAGCCGTCCCTCAACCCAGCTGAATACGCGACCATCCTCTTTCTACTTATTGATAAGTGTTGTCCTACATGAATTGACGTGCTCTtactttctgtgtgtctgtccctgtAGGAAATGAACATGGGCCAGAGGTGCTCAGACACCAGGGGCATCACATTTGAGGATGTCCGGATACCCAAAGAGAATGTCCTCCTTGGAGAGGGGGCTGGCTTCAAGATTGCCATGGGGGCCTTTGACAAGACCAGGCCACCAGTGAGTCACTAGTTTGCAATTGAAGCATGTTGCACttaatcttctactactactactattactttccaTGTTTACATATCCATAAAGCTGCAACATGCAGGCATATTGCACTTAATGTGCTCAGTGGAAATTTTGCAGTACAGGTGCCAGTTAAGTTGCCTCGGCGTCAGCGAGAATGGATCCTGACATAAACTTTTCAGATGTCAGCCTTGGCCTTTTTTCCTGTGCAACATTTTGTATGCCATTTCTCACAATATTATCTGCTGACACTCAACCAAACCTGTgtagtgtgcacacacacacacagtaaacctGCCACTTGACTGTAGAAAATCTCAGATCCCGTCTGAAGACCCGATTATTGTTGTCTAGAAAAGTCAAAATTGAAGCCACAAAAAGACGTTGTACTACATGGTTATTCGGTGTCCAGCCCTGTGTGTGCTTGAATCAGATATTATTGTGTGCTTGTGGTGTTCGTTACTGTGACGCAGGTGGCGGCAGGGGCAACGGGCTTGGCACAGAGGGCCCTCGACGAAGCCACCAATTACGCAATGGAGCGGAAGACCTTCGGCAGGCTCATCGCTGAGGTGGGTCACATGACGCCACGATGACAGACTTCTCCATACTGAACCGTGCAATGTAAACAAGCAATAGGCCTTTAAAGGAGCACCCCCCACCtaccctctacccccccccccccaaaacagtgctggtcactcgttgacGGACACCACCTGTCAACATTGAACTGAAATGGCACTTGAACGGACGGTGTCGTTAActgtttgtgatttttttttctctctctctgtttttagtGGTATCGATTTTAGGGCATTTcctttttatttatgtatgcgggtacataatgaaatgacaataaattaaatcttcttttttttttggattttttttccccccctttttctccccaattgtaactggccaatcaccccgctcttccgagccgtcccggtcgctgctccaccccctctgccgatccgggaagagctgcagactaccacatgcctcctctgatacatgtggcgtcgccagccgcttcttttcacctgacagtgaggagtttcaccagggggacgtagcgcgtggtaggatcacgctatttgcccccccgaacaggtgacctgcccaaccgagccggaggtaacacggggattcgaaccggcgatcctcatgttggtaggcaacggaatagacccgccacgccacctggacgcccctgataAATTAAACCTTGAATCTTGATTTCTGAGCTGGTGTCCTTTTGTAAAACCACCAGAAACGACGCCGCTTTTAGAGTTGGTTAAGAGGCAGGGTGTAATATTTCTGTGTTTCTGCTTTTTGAAGCATGATATGACTAGTTAATATGAGCGGGGCCTGCTGAACTAAGGTCAGTCAACCCGGCTCCCGGATTCAAAAACACGAGCAAGGCCGGCTGAGCATTTCTGTCACTGTTTTATTCAAAATGCCGAGCGAGCGGCAGAGGTCAAGGTTCAACGAGAAGTTAGACACGGCAATTACACATTCCATTACACAGTTAACGTTGTCAGCCTACAAACGGAAGAAAATTTGAGTAAAACCCAACATTTTTCTGTTGGGCTAAAAGGTTTTCAATATATTGTCCCTTCTCACTGACCGTCTTTTTCAGTGTATTTAGATGTAACACTTTTTACCAGTATGTTTTGTGGCCAAAAGTGGTGTTGTGAAGAAAGATTTACCCTGTGACTTGCTCCCTTACGAAAATGAAAGGTTAACGGGTCTCTGCATCTCTCTGTATTGCTCAACAGCACCAGGCAGTGTCTTTCCTGCTGGCTGAGATGGCCATGAAGGTGGAGCTGGCCAGGATGGGCTACCAGCGGTCTGCCTGGGAGGTTGACCAAGGCCACAGGAACACCTATTATGCGTCCATAGCCAAGGCCTTTGCTGGCGACATCGCCAACCAGGTTGCGAGCGACGCCGTTCAAATATTCGGAGGAAACGGCTTCAACAGCGATTACCCAGTGGAGAAACTGATGAGAGACGCTAAAATCTACCAGGTACGTGGCAGGGACAATTCAGTGTACATCTCAGCGCTGCGCCGAATTTTAAAAGAGATGCGAGCAAAAATATTTGAAAGCCGTTTTTGTCGTTTTGAAATCTTTCCCTGCTTTTGTAGATCTACGAGGGCACTGCTCAGATCCAGAGGCTGATCATTGCCCGCGAACACCTGGGGAAATACAAGAAATGAAGACATGCTAAGACCTGTCATGGAACTGTTGTCCgtccttgtgtttttttttttctccatgggAATGACACATGATCAACACAACTCAGGATAGTGTAGAAACTGTTGGTTGCCTTACTTCCATCATCCTCCTGCCTTCAGCTTTTCAGTGTCCTATTCAATAAAAAGGGTGGTGCTTGTAAGAAGACTGTAACTGATCAAAGCAATGTAAAATAGGGGGGGgcgcaccccggtggctcacctggtagagcgcggtAGGAAcgtataaggctgagtccttatcacagtggcctgggttcgaatccgacccgtgtcctttgctgcatgtcgccctctctctctactattgcgatcaaataaaggtggaaaatgccaaaataacaacaataataacaataaaaaaaatgtaaaatagaACAGTGATGCCTTTATGAACATTTTATTACATCATACCTCTGCTACCTGAAAAAAGCTGTTATTAGCTGTAATAAATTATGTATAGAAAATGAAAAGTGCTGATTTCTGTgttctcatttcatttttttaaaggTATAAACACATAATTGTGTCACGTTAAAGTGGTTGCTGAACAAAAGGGTTTAATGAGTTTCTCGTTACTCTCAAGCACTCTGCCAAACACGGAAGCACAGGCTGTGTGAATAATCAAGCACAGTTAAAACTCGGGGACCTCTGCAGGCCTGGGAAGAACGGATAAGGACAAAGAAAAAAGGCAGTTTACATTCATGAAAACCATGGTTAACATACGAGTTGTTTGCAAGTTAATAAGATCTAAACACTTCACTGCCGCACTGCAAatgactccacacacacacacacacacacacacatgtcatgtacagctacctcaggcatgtatgtaagtaacctgctaaaatgtatttcagcatctctgatatatcctcTGCACCATATCACCTTTTATTTCACCtgaataagtcaatccttgtgtatatatctagattgttgtgttgcagtgttgttattctatatcaAGTGCACTGAGAGACACGAAGCCAgagtcagattccatgtatgggccaacctacatggccaataaacctgattctgagttTGAtgatatatattaatatataacacatcagaatcagatttattccCCAATGAGCAGTTGATACCTTGCATACCTTGCATTGTTGACatgccatcggtgtgtgtgtgtgcgcgcgcgtgcgtgtgcgtgtgtgtgtgtgtgaattaattaattataaagcgctttgagtggctgttgcagctagaaaagcgctatataaaaggcCCCTGATTGACTGATTTATTATTTAGTTAACATGTAAAAGTAAATCACGAGAAATACACTTGCGATGCACACAGTTTTAGAAAGAGGAAATAGCGGAAAGTAGATAAATGAATATTAAAACAGCAGCTGTTTTGGAGACCCATGAGGACATTTCCAGCAAGACGTAAGACCTGCACGGGCTGCGGGTTCTTGAAAGTCGCGCTGATTCGTTTAACAGCACGCACCGGAAGTGACGTATGTAAACCTGCGACTCCCGATCATGCGAAAAATTGCAGAATGGTAACCAGAATGTTGTGTAACAAATGTCATCTAACGTTTAATTGGGCTAATGAAGATTATAGATTATTTAGTCTTGGCTGAGTTGTCCGCTATCACGTTGTTGTTTAGCGTTTGTTcgacctttgtttttgttttgattttttttttttaccggcaGTCTGTGGCAGGTAGCTAGCTAGCCACCAGTAGCTATCGTTAGCCCACAGATCGTTTTCAGCGTAATGTTGATTTGATGGTTAATTATTTTGCCTTTCGCCGTGTAAAGTTAGAATACTCAGACTGTCTCGATAACACATTTTATCGGTATATGAACCCGTTGGATCGGTGAAATGTTCAGAATTACCGACCTGTTTCTCTTTTTTTATAATATCAGGGTACTCAAGTGAAAGATGTTGTCCTCAAGCCTGACGCCCCACAAACGCTGCTCTTGGACAAGCATGCAGACTACATCGTTGCCTATGGCTCTAAAAAGGATGAATATGTAAGCGAAATCAGTATCATGGTTTCAcagtcttgtttttctttttggtcaGACAATTTTGGGCAGGGAGTGTCACAGAaactttcccccctttttataTATTCCCGTTTCTGCTTCTCAAGGAATACACGTTGTCGGAGTACTTGAGGATGAGTGGGGTCTTCTGGGGGCTGACGGTGATGGATCTGATGGCCCAGCTTCATAGGATGAACCGTGACGAGATTACAGAGTTCATCAAGGCCTGTCAGCACGACTGTGGAGGCCTCAGTGCCAGCATTGGACATGATCCTCACCTCCTGTATACCCTCAGCGCAGTTCAGGTTATTACATTAAAATCTTCTTTCCCTTTCAGTTTCCTCAGAACACATAATGAGAAAGTTCTGTTTGATATTCTGcacttgttctgtttttttttattattatttttgtgctCCAAATACACTATTATTTTACTTTGCTTTTTTTTACTCTTCTAATAATTTATTTAGTATTTTATTTTGCACTGCTTTAAACCTGTTAAAATTTATgcctgtctgttttttttttagtttttttttattgaatgtcCTTGGAAGTTTATGTTGGAACTGTATGCTAAAATCATTTTAAGTGCACATTAGATGCCTAAGAGGAGTATCTCAGAATATAATATGTACATGCATGTTTTCTGTCCCCATTTATTCCTTGAAACAGCTTACATTAGAATTTTTCATCTATTTAAGTGTTGATATATTTCAGGGCTTCTCAAAGTCCAGACCTCGGTCCACATCCGGACCGAAAGGCAAGTCAATCCAGACCCAGCCCATACCTCGTCTTATGAATACGATACGTTATTAAGTGTAAcattttctattttgtgtgttgttgctgctgaGTTTACACTAGAGAATTAGCTTTAGGGGTGGGTGCAAAGTTTTTATTGCACTTACAGTGTAGTTGTTGTCAACTCGAGTAATGCTATCCTCACTTCACCTGGTTCACTGTGTCTTCTACTCTGCtccgtgtgtgggggtggggggcggggggcatcacaaagaggagaggagagaaactagTCAGAACATGAATGGCAAGTAGCTTACCAGTGCGCGAGTTCTCGTTAGGGTTAGAGCCAGTCAGAGGCAGGTAAACAATGCCATTTTCCCCACTAGGCTGGAATGTATTTTACCTAAACTGACTTTCTTGAGGTTGAATGTATGTTGTTTGAAAGTTATAAGTTAATTAAATGTTTTGTTTTCGCCAGTCATTCTGGATCTCCGACCTTGAATAAAACTCAGATGCAGACCTTTGAATAATAAGTGTGAGAAcccctgaaatatttcattctctAGAGTTGCCTCAGTTCTTGAGGGTTTGGGGTATTGCGTTTTctactgtagccactgtattattcAGTTTTCATAAAGGCTGCTTTCAGAATCTCTCTACCAGTTTGCCAGTGGAATCGCATGGTTTCTCTTTAAGACTCTTTATGTTCAATATCTCTGGGTTTCAGCTTTCACTTTAATTTTTGCTTCAGTCTGTTTTAAATTTCTGATCCCTCCCTCAGATCTTGTGCTTGTATGACAACGTCGATGTGATCAATGTGGACAAAGTGGTGGAATACGTTAAAGGACTACAGCAGGAAGATGGCTCATTTGCAGGGGACAAATGGGGTAAATAGGGATTACAGTTATTTCtgttttttgattatttttttatttactgTCAGGAGATTGGTATTTCTTAATGGAACAATGTTGGGAGATTCAAAATAATTTCATGACGATCTTTGAAAATAATGTAAAATGCAAATTCATAATTTTACTTCAAGGCTGCACGTCTTCCAGTTTTATATTTTACAGGTAGCAATGGTTTATTTTAAGAACATGTATTATTAAATTGATAGTTCTCTGGAACCCTGGCTAGTTGAAATTCTCAGTTGAGAGAACCCGAGACTTATATTTATCTCCATGATTGTGTGCTTTAAATACTGAA is a genomic window of Lampris incognitus isolate fLamInc1 chromosome 14, fLamInc1.hap2, whole genome shotgun sequence containing:
- the acadm gene encoding medium-chain specific acyl-CoA dehydrogenase, mitochondrial, with translation MLFNKLLRAGLQTGARLQSSGAAASAKAAGSSQKASLGYCFELTEQQKEFQALARKFAREEIVPAAAAYDRSGDYPFPVIKRAWELGLMNSHITEDCGGMGLSIFDACLITEELAYGCTGVQTAIEANSLGQMPVILAGNEAQKKKYLGRMTEEPLMCAYCVTEPGAGSDVAGIKTRAVRTGDEYVVNGQKMWITNGGKANWYFLLTRSDPDPKCPASKAFTGFIVDADTPGIQVGRKEMNMGQRCSDTRGITFEDVRIPKENVLLGEGAGFKIAMGAFDKTRPPVAAGATGLAQRALDEATNYAMERKTFGRLIAEHQAVSFLLAEMAMKVELARMGYQRSAWEVDQGHRNTYYASIAKAFAGDIANQVASDAVQIFGGNGFNSDYPVEKLMRDAKIYQIYEGTAQIQRLIIAREHLGKYKK